From the genome of uncultured Pseudodesulfovibrio sp., one region includes:
- a CDS encoding tyrosine-type recombinase/integrase codes for MSVHKRLNGTYFVSFRDSGGRQRTKNTGSGEEGKRAAEALDHEIKAKKLRGEEVEQQSRRGMYFDELCQLCIDTKKSEGKGGNGWLKDWANNLNNHILPGLPMVPVNELTMQDILSFMMRKYAGHAPSTRNRYLSYLKVILNFGVEHGLIDHNPLKRWKKAKEKPRQSTLTVEQLKAIIEHAAPHLRWALEVAFYLGVRTGESELLSLRWDQVNWENKEIEVYATKTNTFRKIPLSPAFFEKLKARFPEANTEFLVEYQGRQIKSIKGAFRTARKKAGVGKSVITYDIRHLFATTLLNKGGDLASVSNLMGHASTKMTADQYYHVLKEEKVRTVNLLPEL; via the coding sequence GTGAGTGTCCACAAGAGATTGAATGGAACGTACTTCGTTTCCTTCCGGGACAGTGGCGGTAGGCAGCGGACAAAGAACACAGGTAGTGGCGAAGAAGGTAAACGAGCGGCAGAGGCCCTGGATCATGAGATCAAGGCCAAGAAGCTTCGTGGTGAAGAGGTCGAACAACAGTCCCGGAGGGGTATGTATTTCGATGAGCTTTGCCAACTTTGTATCGACACCAAGAAGTCCGAAGGGAAGGGCGGCAATGGTTGGCTGAAGGATTGGGCCAACAACCTGAACAACCATATCCTCCCAGGTTTGCCGATGGTTCCAGTGAACGAACTGACAATGCAGGACATTCTCAGCTTCATGATGCGCAAGTATGCGGGACATGCACCGTCTACCCGTAACCGTTACCTGAGCTACCTCAAGGTCATTCTCAACTTCGGTGTTGAGCATGGTCTTATCGATCACAATCCTTTGAAGAGATGGAAGAAGGCTAAGGAGAAGCCTCGTCAATCAACCCTGACTGTCGAGCAGCTTAAGGCCATCATTGAACATGCTGCGCCGCACTTGAGGTGGGCTTTGGAAGTCGCGTTCTACCTTGGTGTACGTACCGGCGAATCTGAGCTTCTGAGCTTACGTTGGGATCAGGTCAATTGGGAGAACAAGGAGATCGAGGTCTATGCGACGAAGACCAATACCTTCCGCAAGATTCCTCTTTCTCCCGCATTCTTCGAGAAGTTGAAGGCACGTTTCCCTGAAGCTAACACGGAGTTTCTGGTCGAGTATCAAGGTCGTCAGATCAAATCGATCAAGGGAGCATTTCGAACTGCTCGAAAGAAGGCCGGCGTTGGCAAGTCTGTAATCACCTACGACATTAGACATCTGTTCGCCACGACCTTGTTAAACAAGGGTGGTGACTTGGCAAGTGTTTCCAACTTGATGGGGCATGCTTCCACGAAGATGACGGCAGATCAGTACTACCATGTATTGAAAGAGGAAAAGGTTCGCACCGTGAACCTGTTGCCTGAACTGTAA
- a CDS encoding DUF4365 domain-containing protein, whose protein sequence is MVRKRRAVTQISEDLSISIFRKLIPESWVIHEYKPDYGIDCVVELFDYIDSTKTVAETLGENIYIQLKSTKGIQFKKKKLYPHKCVEKYKLEIDKSEYVEIDTLSFSIEVSELLTVQAMGSAVPVLLVLVDIETERAFYVCLNDYIDKIIVPEDPKFRSKSYKTIYIPVHNEIKIDDDYLVPLRFYGKRSKLYAAFTKFHYQKVEIDYLLMGTSQISYSDFFKFKEVLAVFIDSAINLDIWHGHEFWGIIHLQYEELLNIKALLEADVPYKKSGQFVSRCSELWRNLSLLPRTYEETVREWFLPKNLSVEISFRGSVTHKSDD, encoded by the coding sequence ATGGTTAGAAAACGCCGAGCGGTTACGCAAATAAGTGAAGATTTATCGATCAGTATTTTTAGAAAGTTGATACCTGAGAGTTGGGTTATACATGAATACAAGCCTGACTATGGAATAGATTGTGTTGTCGAGTTGTTCGACTATATAGACTCAACAAAAACGGTGGCGGAAACACTTGGTGAAAATATTTATATTCAACTAAAATCCACAAAAGGTATTCAGTTCAAAAAAAAGAAATTGTATCCACACAAGTGTGTTGAAAAGTATAAGTTGGAAATTGACAAGTCTGAATATGTTGAAATTGATACACTTAGTTTTTCAATCGAGGTTTCAGAGCTATTAACTGTTCAAGCAATGGGATCGGCTGTTCCTGTGCTGCTTGTTCTCGTTGATATAGAGACTGAAAGAGCGTTTTATGTCTGTTTAAATGACTATATTGATAAAATCATCGTACCTGAGGATCCCAAGTTCCGTAGTAAAAGTTATAAGACAATTTACATACCAGTTCATAATGAAATTAAAATAGATGATGATTATCTTGTTCCACTACGATTCTATGGAAAACGATCGAAGTTATATGCTGCATTTACCAAATTCCATTATCAAAAGGTCGAGATTGATTATTTGTTGATGGGGACTTCACAGATATCCTATTCTGATTTTTTTAAGTTTAAAGAGGTGCTTGCGGTATTTATTGATTCTGCCATCAACCTTGATATTTGGCATGGTCATGAATTTTGGGGGATTATTCATTTACAATATGAAGAATTGCTAAACATAAAGGCATTATTGGAGGCTGATGTTCCTTATAAAAAGAGCGGGCAGTTCGTTAGCCGTTGCTCAGAATTATGGCGAAACCTAAGTCTCCTGCCGCGAACTTATGAAGAAACAGTTCGAGAGTGGTTTTTACCTAAGAATTTGTCAGTCGAGATATCATTTCGTGGTTCAGTTACTCATAAATCTGACGATTAG
- a CDS encoding chemotaxis protein CheW: MADEALKDINQFLTFTLGKEIFALDIGTVREVLELTSITKIPRTPKFMRGVINLRGHAVPVVDMRLKLGMSKGEDTVDTCIIIVEIEYEGEFTVMGALVDSVREVFEMTPDTIEPAPKMGAAINAEYIKGMGRQNEQFIIIIDINKIFSAEELAIAKDMASLGGGDRTPAPEEAAAPAQA; encoded by the coding sequence ATGGCTGATGAAGCTCTGAAAGACATCAATCAGTTTTTGACCTTCACGTTGGGCAAGGAAATATTCGCCCTGGATATCGGAACGGTCCGCGAGGTCCTGGAGCTGACTTCCATTACCAAGATCCCGAGGACGCCCAAGTTCATGCGCGGGGTCATCAACCTCCGTGGACACGCTGTGCCTGTTGTCGACATGCGCCTCAAACTGGGCATGTCCAAGGGTGAGGACACGGTGGACACCTGTATCATCATCGTGGAGATCGAGTACGAGGGTGAATTCACCGTCATGGGCGCATTGGTCGATTCCGTGCGCGAGGTCTTCGAGATGACCCCGGACACCATCGAACCTGCTCCCAAGATGGGCGCGGCCATCAACGCCGAGTACATCAAGGGTATGGGGCGTCAGAACGAGCAGTTCATCATCATCATCGACATCAACAAGATCTTCTCCGCCGAGGAGTTAGCCATTGCCAAGGATATGGCCAGTCTGGGTGGCGGAGACAGGACTCCGGCCCCGGAAGAGGCCGCTGCTCCGGCACAGGCCTAA
- a CDS encoding Smr/MutS family protein, with amino-acid sequence MMAKKRMNNLGDLKQIKFKKEKEDIYSLPYQKNEPPKEKVNPESDPEAEEIFMAAMHGVQRMDGSSGRKVPPAVTSAPAQPLEEDAANDMDRFMRGDIEFELEYTDEFMYGYVRGLDIKIFQRLKAGSLSVSAHLDLHGMTSDQARDSLLFFIRESYLQGYRCVLVVTGRGRNSPGGRPILRTEAESWLTKEPLRRAVLAFCTAQPKHGGAGALYVLLRKQRKTEGKVRWDKMMNWEE; translated from the coding sequence ATGATGGCCAAAAAACGCATGAACAACCTTGGCGATCTCAAGCAGATCAAATTCAAGAAGGAAAAAGAGGACATCTATTCCCTTCCATACCAGAAAAATGAGCCTCCAAAAGAAAAAGTCAACCCCGAGAGTGATCCGGAGGCCGAGGAAATTTTCATGGCCGCCATGCACGGAGTGCAGCGAATGGACGGCTCCAGCGGTCGCAAAGTCCCCCCTGCCGTGACTTCCGCCCCGGCCCAGCCTCTCGAGGAAGACGCCGCCAACGACATGGATCGCTTCATGCGCGGTGATATCGAATTCGAACTCGAATACACCGACGAGTTCATGTACGGCTATGTGCGCGGTCTGGACATCAAGATATTCCAACGACTCAAGGCAGGCTCCCTGAGCGTGTCCGCCCACCTGGACCTGCACGGCATGACCTCGGACCAGGCACGGGACTCCCTGCTCTTTTTCATCCGCGAGTCCTATCTCCAGGGATATCGCTGCGTGTTGGTGGTTACGGGACGTGGACGAAACTCCCCGGGTGGCCGGCCCATCCTACGCACCGAGGCCGAAAGCTGGTTGACCAAGGAACCACTTCGGCGCGCAGTCCTGGCCTTCTGTACGGCCCAGCCCAAGCACGGCGGCGCCGGAGCACTTTACGTGCTGCTGCGCAAACAAAGGAAGACCGAAGGAAAAGTCCGCTGGGACAAGATGATGAACTGGGAGGAATAG
- a CDS encoding ABC transporter ATP-binding protein translates to MLTIEDLHVNIGDKEVLRGIDLQINDGETFILFGPNGSGKTSLLMTLMGFSGYEVTKGKIIFKGEDITNAPMYERARLGMGMSFQRPPTIHGLRTRHLVQMCSRRGQVNTDLLAETVNMGDFLDRDINAGFSGGEIKRSELLQLMAQQPDLVLFDEPESGVDMENMQLVGKVARDVLDGKFSVAPDLSLKERKERVKTAGLIITHTGYILDYVNADRGQVLYHGHLCCEGRPRDILDHIREHGYQECVRCMN, encoded by the coding sequence ATGCTGACCATTGAAGACTTGCATGTCAATATCGGCGACAAAGAGGTCCTGCGAGGGATCGATCTACAGATAAACGACGGGGAAACCTTTATCCTGTTCGGCCCCAACGGCTCGGGCAAGACTTCCCTGCTCATGACCCTGATGGGCTTTTCCGGCTACGAAGTCACCAAGGGCAAGATCATCTTCAAAGGCGAAGACATCACCAACGCCCCCATGTACGAGCGCGCGCGTCTCGGCATGGGCATGTCTTTCCAGCGGCCGCCGACCATTCACGGCCTGCGCACCCGCCATCTGGTGCAGATGTGTTCGCGCCGGGGGCAGGTCAACACCGACCTGCTGGCCGAGACCGTGAACATGGGCGACTTCCTTGACCGCGACATCAACGCGGGCTTCTCCGGTGGCGAGATCAAGCGCTCCGAGCTGTTGCAGCTCATGGCCCAGCAGCCTGACCTGGTGCTCTTCGACGAGCCCGAGTCCGGTGTGGACATGGAAAACATGCAGCTGGTGGGCAAGGTCGCCCGGGACGTTCTGGACGGGAAGTTCAGCGTGGCCCCGGACCTGAGCCTCAAGGAACGCAAGGAGCGGGTCAAGACTGCCGGTCTGATCATCACGCACACCGGGTACATCCTCGATTACGTGAACGCCGACCGGGGGCAGGTCCTGTACCATGGTCATCTTTGCTGCGAAGGCCGCCCCAGAGACATTCTGGACCACATCCGGGAGCATGGCTACCAGGAATGTGTCCGCTGCATGAACTAG
- a CDS encoding SufD family Fe-S cluster assembly protein, with amino-acid sequence MSKVDLKNFKFDGLNQEAIADLNALSDEDKDQLLMAGVVSDLSTRSASYLQMDQSAVHCQSRDDGVEIMDIKDALKKYDGLKEYFWTLVDKDKDEFTRSAYDNLHGGYFIRVKAGAKIKDPIQSCLMLKSENVGQNVHNLVIIEEGAEAHIITGCSVAHGTKSGAHLGISEFFVKKNASLTFTMVHNWSESVAVRPRSAGVVEEGGKFLNNYVLLKPVKDLQMYPAITLNGKDSVARFNSVVVATEGSLLDMGNRVIMNAPDTRCEIIARTIAAGGTIINRGHIAANNVPSKGHLECQGLILGGGRIWAIPELDGTVEGVELSHEASVGKIAQDEIEYLMARGMDEHEATSTIVRGFLNTDIMGLPDRLQKEIDKQIEELQASDAM; translated from the coding sequence ATGAGTAAAGTCGATCTAAAGAATTTCAAGTTTGACGGTCTCAACCAGGAGGCCATCGCCGATCTCAACGCCCTGTCCGATGAGGACAAGGATCAGCTCCTCATGGCAGGTGTGGTTTCCGACCTGTCCACGCGGTCCGCTTCGTATCTGCAGATGGACCAGTCCGCAGTGCACTGTCAGTCCAGAGACGACGGTGTGGAGATCATGGACATCAAGGACGCCCTGAAAAAGTACGACGGCCTCAAGGAGTACTTCTGGACTCTGGTGGACAAGGACAAGGACGAGTTCACCCGGTCCGCGTACGACAACCTGCACGGCGGCTACTTCATCCGCGTCAAGGCCGGAGCCAAGATCAAGGATCCCATCCAGTCCTGTCTGATGCTCAAGTCCGAGAACGTGGGCCAGAACGTCCACAACCTCGTGATCATCGAAGAGGGGGCCGAGGCGCACATCATCACCGGCTGTTCCGTGGCACATGGCACCAAGTCCGGCGCACACCTCGGTATTTCCGAGTTCTTCGTCAAGAAGAACGCGTCGCTGACCTTCACCATGGTTCACAACTGGTCCGAGTCCGTGGCCGTACGGCCGCGTTCGGCGGGCGTGGTCGAGGAGGGCGGCAAGTTCCTGAACAACTACGTCCTGCTCAAGCCGGTCAAGGACCTGCAGATGTATCCCGCCATCACCCTGAACGGCAAGGATTCCGTGGCCCGCTTCAACTCCGTGGTTGTCGCCACCGAAGGTTCTCTCCTGGATATGGGTAACCGTGTGATCATGAATGCTCCCGACACCCGGTGTGAGATCATCGCCCGGACCATCGCCGCGGGCGGAACCATCATCAACCGGGGTCACATCGCAGCCAACAACGTTCCGAGCAAGGGCCATCTGGAATGTCAGGGCCTGATTCTCGGCGGCGGGCGCATCTGGGCCATCCCTGAGTTGGATGGTACGGTAGAGGGCGTAGAGCTCTCTCACGAGGCTTCGGTGGGCAAGATTGCCCAGGACGAGATCGAGTACCTCATGGCTCGCGGCATGGATGAGCACGAAGCCACCTCGACCATCGTGCGCGGCTTCCTGAACACCGATATCATGGGCCTGCCGGATCGTCTCCAAAAGGAGATCGACAAGCAGATTGAAGAATTGCAGGCCTCCGACGCCATGTAA
- a CDS encoding TetR/AcrR family transcriptional regulator: MTKKEGILLAAQELFARCGYAGTTMKMVAEQAGVASGLVFHYYESKENLFMVAGAELINDMVTHLRKATDETATGCEALGTFVKAYLDFTIEHEKTFPTIIRCSPFSDDNPDLDREKIAAKFLDLIHIIEDILRRGIDDGSMRDLPVPQTAFMVYGVIVGAVRTRFLTPYDIPGLFAEAREFVLHSVCV, from the coding sequence ATGACGAAAAAGGAAGGTATCCTCCTGGCAGCCCAGGAACTGTTCGCCCGTTGCGGGTACGCGGGAACGACCATGAAGATGGTCGCGGAACAGGCCGGCGTGGCTTCGGGATTGGTTTTTCACTACTACGAGTCCAAGGAAAACCTGTTCATGGTTGCCGGGGCAGAGCTGATCAACGACATGGTCACCCACCTGCGCAAGGCCACGGACGAGACGGCCACCGGCTGTGAGGCCTTGGGCACCTTTGTCAAAGCCTACCTGGATTTCACCATCGAGCATGAGAAAACCTTCCCCACGATCATTCGCTGTTCACCGTTCAGCGACGACAACCCGGACTTGGATCGCGAAAAGATCGCGGCCAAATTTCTGGATCTGATCCATATCATCGAGGATATTCTGCGGCGCGGCATCGACGATGGCTCCATGCGGGACCTGCCGGTTCCCCAGACTGCCTTCATGGTTTACGGCGTCATCGTCGGTGCGGTCCGTACCCGGTTCCTGACGCCCTACGATATCCCCGGCCTGTTCGCTGAAGCCCGGGAATTTGTCCTGCACAGCGTCTGCGTCTAG
- a CDS encoding metal-dependent hydrolase: MPDYKGHLAGGLFFGVMGLVGVVLLGWMVFDPLIAAGLLGFCLLGALFPDVDTNSKGQNLYYAVFVLVDLGLIIKGLYVWAAWFGLFSMLPAVGSHRGWTHTWWAMLLVPLPIVVIPFFMQTPGLVQRFAPFYAAFVLGYCSHLILDGEFR; encoded by the coding sequence ATGCCTGATTATAAAGGACATTTGGCCGGAGGGCTCTTCTTTGGCGTCATGGGCCTAGTGGGAGTAGTCCTGCTGGGCTGGATGGTTTTTGATCCGCTCATTGCTGCCGGACTGCTCGGTTTCTGCCTGCTCGGGGCACTGTTCCCGGATGTGGATACCAACTCCAAGGGGCAGAATCTGTATTATGCGGTGTTCGTGCTCGTGGACTTGGGGCTGATCATCAAGGGCCTATATGTCTGGGCCGCATGGTTCGGGCTTTTTTCCATGCTCCCGGCCGTTGGATCACACAGGGGCTGGACGCATACCTGGTGGGCCATGCTCCTGGTTCCGCTGCCCATCGTGGTCATTCCCTTCTTCATGCAGACGCCGGGACTGGTCCAGCGCTTCGCGCCGTTCTATGCGGCGTTCGTGCTGGGCTATTGTTCCCACCTGATTCTGGACGGGGAATTCAGATAA